In the genome of Limanda limanda chromosome 15, fLimLim1.1, whole genome shotgun sequence, one region contains:
- the LOC133020672 gene encoding opioid growth factor receptor-like protein 1 has product MGNLLGTWRFKEPSTVEECDSTWGSGSDSDEPAAAEDDSGVSDSVSPGEGDRAAAEPGDASPQLTDSPESLPKMKRSFYAARDLYKYRHSYPNYKRSRQPNEYRNLRFYLNKIPLVPDGIYIEEILSKWRGDYDKLEHNHTYIQWLFPLREQGLNFYAHELTQDEIKEFQSTREAKRRFLAAYSLMLDFYGVKLLDKSGNVARAQNWQERFQHLNESQHNYLRITRILKSLGELGYEAFKAPLVRLFLEESLCHNTLPNMQHSVLEYYVYTIRLPATRRRLLRYARQHYKPAHAFLWGPPPKRQGGGVGTGGSMGAGSSGIRAPAPTPEPQRKEEDSTSSTFTRSGIIVSSHDAVMCQDLAGAGLKSYTGLGSNMVRLEGALMLAGARGGRNEYSEVVP; this is encoded by the exons ATGGGAAATCTGTTGGGCACCTGGCGTTTCAAGGAGCCGAGCACCGTGGAGGAATGCGACTCGACGTGGGGGTCGGGCTCCGACAGCGACGAgccggcggcggcggaggatgACAGCGGCGTGTCCGACTCCGTCAGCCCGGGGGAGGGCGACCGGGCCGCCGCAGAGCCCGGAGACGCGTCCCCGCAG ctgACGGACTCCCCGGAGTCTCTTCCaaagatgaagaggagtttCTATGCTGCCAGGGACCTCTACAAATACCGCCACAGCTAcccg AACTACAAAAGATCCAGGCAACCCAACGAGTACCGTAACCTGCGCTTCTACCTGAACAAGATCCCTCTAGTGCCTGATG GTATCTACATAGAGGAGATTCTGTCGAAGTGGAGAGGTGACTATGACAAACTGGAGCACAATCACACCTACATTCAGTG GCTGTTTCCATTAAGAGAACAAGGGCTCAACTTCTACGCACATGAACTGACTCAGGACGAGATCAaa GAATTCCAAAGCACTCGTGAAGCTAAGCGGAGGTTCCTGGCGGCCTACTCCCTGATGTTGGACTTCTATGGCGTCAAACTGCTGGATAAGAGCGGAAACGTCGCCCGGGCTCAAAACTGGCAAGAGCGTTTCCAGCACCTTAATGA GTCTCAGCACAACTACCTGCGGATCACTCGCATCCTGAAGTCCCTGGGTGAACTGGGCTATGAGGCCTTCAAGGCCCCACTGGTTCGCCTCTTCCTGGAGGAGTCGCTGTGCCACAACACCCTTCCAAACATGCAGCACAGCGTCCTGGAGTACTACGTCTACACAATCCGCCTCCCGGCCACCCGCAGGCGCCTGCTTCGCTACGCCCGCCAGCACTACAAGCCTGCCCATGCCTTCCTCTGGGGTCCGCCACCTAAAAGGCAAGGGGGAGGGGTTGGTACCGGAGGTAGCATGGGTGCTGGGAGTAGTGGAATCAGAGCACCAGCTCCAACACCCGAgccacagagaaaagaggaggacagcacctcctccacctttaCGAGAAGCGGGATTATTGTGTCTTCCCATGATGCCGTGATGTGCCAGGACCTGGCTGGAGCAGGACTGAAGAGCTACACAGGACTCGGGTCTAATATGGTCAGACTGGAGGGGGCGCTGATGTTGGCGGGagcaagaggagggaggaacgagtACAGTGAAGTTGTTCCTTAG